In the genome of Populus nigra chromosome 19, ddPopNigr1.1, whole genome shotgun sequence, the window AGAAATCATTggttttttaaactatattgATCAAGTccatatatataacaatctGATTTAGTCATAGTTAAATCTCCTTGCTAATTTATGTGTGAAAGTGTGTATATAAGACTGCATCcttttattaattcataatgTTTATGgtgaaaatttaatattatttcttgTTGGTCcacaagtaaaataaattatgctcTTTGATTGTTTCATGTGTAATTGTTTgccaatttaaataaattagtttgagttccttttttttttagtaagtaGTTAGATAATTATATGTCCATGTAAATCCTTACTAATTAATATGTtaggataattaaaaatatgaataatcaaataacaaaaataaaaatatatctacttaaatagaaacaaattaCATGTATATATACGTACGTACTAAGCATTGAACTTTCAAAACTCCGGGGGCAAAAAATACAGTTTAccctaaattattttcttaagttTGCTGGCAGGTATACAGGAGAGAAGGCAACATCTCAAATATTTATGAATACGCAGAAAGCAGCCGAATGCAGTAGAATATTTGACAATTTCACCACCAGTTCTTGtcgtaaaattaattatcttcTGCTGCATCAATTTCAAATGACGGGAAAACTTGTTGCTTCGAATTGCTTGTTTGTCAAGTCGGTTTGTGTGCTGGGTCAAGATTATATTATATGCTTGCCGTGTGTTCTCTGGTTTGTTTTGTCATTTAATATATTACGTGCCTTGAtttctctatatatatttttttcaacttgcaaaATAATTCCAAGGAGCTGTACGTAGCTTAACTGACATTAGCGGCGTCTTTCCATAACAGGTTTCGGATTCAATCTTTTCTATGTAACGTAAAAAACacaacttataaaataatttacagtTCATAATTCAAGAATTATATGTGTATGTGAATGAAGTTACGTGTCTGAATTACCATAAACCTAAAAGAAATCAATTGCCCAAAGAGAAGTTGATGCAGTTGTGGCATAATTTCTTCACCCACAATGATTTAATTACTCTACAACAGTGCAATCCACTGCGGTTTATTAATGGCATTTTGCGACTAATTGTTATACTGCATAAGAAATTTCATAACCCTTGCTTTCTAGGACTCTCTACGACTACAGACCGTGAATTTTGACTTGTGAGCCGATGCGGAGAAAAAATGGAAGTGAATGCCAAGGACAAGATCGGTTCAATGTAATATGCTTGTCCCTTCAATGGTAAGTAATATATTTATCTATATAGCGATATAACTAGAGATGCTCTCCGAATTGGGCGACTGCTTTGACGGAGATTACTTTTCCACACTCCTCACCAGTTCGCTTCCGGTTTTAGGCTCTTATAATACAATTTATGGAAAACTAGAGCATCCCTACACTGATCCGATCAAAAACAGGTTATTTATGTTTCATAAGAGTATAATCTGGAATCGGTAACAAATTGAAGTTGCACGTTATGTGTTTCTTATTATTGATTCCTATTCACAGTTATGGGCCTGAAAGTACTCAAGGGATGTTAAAAGACAGAAGTGCTTCGAGCTAGGGTCAAATCCTTCGCGAACAAGATAGGTCCCGTGAAAGGTAGGAAAAAGCAGAATTTGGTTTCCTCATGCTTTGTAATGAATCTTGTTCCTTAACCTGCATAATTCTTTGGACATCCCACACGAGGGGTATCTGGCTTGTGGGTCAAAAAAATCTGCTCAACTCCACTTGTGTAGCGTGAAGCTCAACGACGTATACGTCatagaataataattttggtCTAATAATTTACGtttatttctaaatttatgaaaatcCTGATATTGATGTTCAAACTTTCACAATGCCAAGTTCAGGTAGGAAAAAGTTAGCTAAAAACTGTCTCCACTGTTCTGTACAGCTGAAATGACATTATATtgcagaaaaaaacaaaatgctgtGTACCATTCCAGCATTATAAAAAGAGGGTTATGTTCCTTGTCTCAGtgcattaattaattgtgaTATCGTATTAGGTTTCTTCCTGTTAAGCTATTACTTTTGGCTTTATTTTGTTACTATTCACAAACCAAATATCAAGTTTAAGCTAGCCCGATCTCTTTCATTTTTCCATATTCATGCAGAGCGTGTTGCTGCACGGATACTCAGCCACGGATACTCAGCTGCTGCTCATAAATTcaggtaaagaaaaaaaatatgcggTAAATTATCATGATACCTATTTAGCGATCTTCCATTCTCCGTTGCCTGTATAAGCTGCACACTTTTGTAACTTATATTTACTAATAAATCATAGAAATCTATTTATCCATCTCAGTTAATCAGATGGGGCCGGGCCATTTCTCCCAACAGCTTCAACTGCATACAAAGGAGCATTATGTGAAGAAGCAATAACAGACCTAGTGCATGAGAATGAAGTTGTGATCAGAGTACTTTTTCTTTATTGCCTTTTCTTGCCTGCTTCGTTTTGTATAAAAAAGTACATTGAAGTATATAATGGATCTCTTTGTATGCTACATGCATCTAAATACTGCCTGAAGAAATCCTTCTCAACTCCTGACTTTCTATATATAGTTCCTCCTAATTCACACTCCCAAGAGATTGAATCCATCTCTGAACATGAACCCAGTTTTTAAAGATCCTACAGCTGATACTGTTTTGAAGTGCATCAGCCAGATTCTTATGGAAGAAGAGTCCAATGAACAAACCTTTACTGCACGGGACTTTTCTCTTCGGGCTGCTGAAAAACCCTTTTCTGATATCCTTGATCAGAAAAGTTCCTCGTCAGACAGTGAAGTATCCGAtccaaatcaaattataaagacTGTTAGTACTCACTGTTGCAATATTTATGGTTGTAACAGCTCCGAGACAGCTGACAACATGGTTGTGTCCAGCTTCATACACAACAGAGAAACTCCGTCTGTTAACTACACTGTCCCTTCGAGTTTGCAGGTCAATTCACCTCCATTTTTTCCTGAAAGCGTTTTTCAAACTTTCCCTGAGCAGGTGGATTCTTCTGTAAATGTAGCCCTTGGTGCGAGCCAATTGGATGTGTTGTTTAAGGGAGGGACAGAAGAGACTTGGGAATTTCATCATCAGGCAAATGAAATGATTCTTGATTTTGAAAACAACAAAGTGACTCCAGTCATGGCGACTAAAGAGAAAAGTTATTGGGATCACTCGGCATGTGAgctgaaggaaagaaagaatcattACAAAGTGGAGAAGAAGTCAGAAACGAGGAGAAATAAGCACTCTTCAGTTTATGCTGAAGCAGCTGAGCAATATGGAATGTTTGCTGAGGTATTTCCGTCTAGTGGTGGAGATGACGAGCCAGTTTGGTTAAACCTTAATGAAACATTTCAAAATGGTCCAGGTATGATACCTTATCTAAAAGAACAATCAAGAGGATCTAATTATGAAATGCTCTTCAGGAAGAATCACGTTAGCTGCAGGGAATTGGTCGATACGAGGACTCTTCTGATACACTGTGCAGAAGCTGTAGCAAGCAACGATCACGGGAGTGCAATTGAACTATTAACACAGATTAGGCAGCATTCTACTCCTTTTGGTGATGGATCCCAGAGGCTGGCCCATTGCTTTTCTAATGCCCTAGAGGCTCGCATGGCTGGCAATGGAAGTGAGGTATATGCAAGTCTTGCTGCTAACAGGGTGACATCCGAATGCATATTAAAAGCTCGCAGACGATTTATTTCAGCTAGCCCTTTCATGGTCATGTCGAATCTCTTCTCAACGCAAACTATCATGGACCTTTCTGAAAATGCAGCAAGGCTGCACATCATAAATTTCGGTATTCTCTATGATTTCCCATGGCCTTCCTTAATTCAGCATCTCTCAGTGAGACCTGGTGGTCCTCCGGTGCTTCGCATCACCGGAATAGAGTTTCCCCAGACTGGTTACAGGTCAGCAGAAACAATTGAAGAAATAGGACTTTACTTGGCAAGTTATTGTGATAAATTGAATGTCCCTTTCGAGTATAATGCGATATCACAAAAATGGGAAAATGTCCAACTCGAGGACCTCAAGATCGACAGAGATGAAGTAACTGTTGTTAGCAGTTTATACAGGTTTCGGCACCTCCTTGATGAGACAGTAGTCTTGAACTGTCATAGGAATGCTGTTCTTAACTTAATTAAGAGGATTAATCCAGCTGTCTTCATTCATGGGATCGTTAACGGGGCTTACAATTCTCCTTTCTTCGTTTCGCGTTTCCGGGAAGCCCTCTTCTACTTCTCATCATTGTTTGATATGCTCGAAGCCATTACAGCCCGTGAAGATCCAGAGAGGTTGGTTTTTGAACAAGAGGTATTTGGAAAGGAAATCCTGAATGTCATAGCATGTGAAGGATGTGACAGAATCGAAAGGCCAGAGAAATATAAGCAGTGGCAGGCTCGGAATGTAAGGGCTGGTTTCAGGCAGCTCCCACTGAAAGAAGGGATCATGGAAAAAGTGAGAGAACAAGTGAAGTCAAGTTATCACAAGGATTTTCTGATGGATCAAGATGGCCAGTGGATGCTTCAGGGATGGAAAGGCAGAATCCTATTTGCCATTTCCTGCTGGAAATCTGCCTAACCAGGAAATTAATCTATGCCTAGCTAGCTATGGATTTTTGCTCTTAgggaggtttgttttttttttttttttggtatttggaGTTCTAACTCGCTATTGCTAACCTATTTCAGACATGTGCTCATTGACACTTTATTACATATGAGAATAAAATTTCGTTTTGACAAGCTTCGAGATTGTCTTATTGTGTTctctttaatttatctttacacattattattgtaaaatcatctaattaagttgagaaaaaaagtgaaaagcTTTATTGCTAAGCAAAAAGCATCTTGTATCAGAGATTCGGAGATGAGAAACGCAGCATCAAATTTTCTGGCTTATGGTTGCTAAagctaaaatttatatttggttaaaattattgtttgatgaaaagcATGTCATGAGaaatttatttaagattgtGATTGAAATTGTAGTTACAcctaaaatgaacaaaaatgaCATATAATTATTCAATGTATGACACTAAACGTCGAATACATATAATAAGACTAACTGGTATTATAAAAACTTCAATTATTGTCCCATCAAACTTCATGCGATCCCACGATGAACACTATCCATTTGTGAATATATGCTTCCTCCATATGTTTGTGAACGTAGAACCACATCACTAAAAATATTCTAAGGAACAAAATTTGGATGACGGTCAAACTAAGTAAATGCAATATCCTGTTtggaattcttttttatataattatgtagAGCCATTGGCGCCACAACAATCTGAACTTGTGTCTTATATGGAAATACTAGCATGTTCTGcaaattcttcatcttctttccaACCCTTAAAAGTTTGCTCTATTACACATCGTATTGAAGAATGAAACCGATTGAATAACTTCTCTATACTTTGTGGATGCCTTTTATAATGAAATTCTAAAAGATGATATCTTTCACCTCTATATGGGCCCAAAAATCCATTCGAATAACTAGAGTCAACAAAGTAATACTTCcctacattaattttttttcctgtaagtTATTCCTAATCACGCAATACaagataatattaatgaaatttattaCCATTTACATTATTAAACCTTAAGTACTTGCTGGTGGCTTTGGAAATTTGATATTAGGATTAACAATGGCtagaaacaaataaattgaCCTTTGATGCAAAGACATCAAAttggaacaatattttttagttaatccCTTATTGCCTTGCATTATGGTTGAGGATAAATAATGTCTGCTTCAGTTATACAGGCATGGACTTGATCAGGGGTTCGGAAGGTATAATGAACTAGACAAATTAGTTAGTCTTTAGATTATATCTTCTTGTTAGAATTATATATGTTGATGAATGGAAACATGTAAATAATACGagcagaaaacaaaaagaaacaaagaacagTAAACCCGAGGTGTATATAAACATTGTCCTTAATGATATTTTCTCCACAAAGTTATCCCCCAGTATTGAATAGGTACCTCCATAAGACAAGGTATACAGAAATaacaagtaaaagaaaataaagaacccaacaattgttttgaaaagaaaaaaaatagaataaatattttttggttgtgTACTACCTTTTACAAAGAGTTCGTGGAggagatatatatataggttaagagtttaaaataaccaataagaaaaatacatgGTAGAATAAAAAAGTGTTTTATAGAATTTTTGTAACATGTAGTTGttacaataattaataaaaaaaaatagttgtttgaGAAATATAGATGTTGTGGTGattgttagaaaattaattccaggagttgaaatttttttcaatttaagggtcaaaaacaaattattattgaataaaaaaggtCTATAAAGTTTATGTGTTGCCTTGCGCGCAAGGGGACAATCAAAGGTTTTTCTCTTGCTCAACCCAACCTTATACGTACGAGCTTACCACCCTTTCCTTGTTAGTTATTAACCCAtatcaaagttcactatataaatactagaaaaatattttattttttcaatatagggTTGGAAgtccattaatatatatactttatgtttacGAGAAGAAAGTTGTGTTTTCtaaatgtgggataaaaaaaacctttttgatttaaatacttcaatttaaaaggagaaaataatatattttcaatgtgggataaaaaaaaaaaactttttgaaaagatttttatatatcattatttacaacatttCTAGCATGTTGCTTCTcttctaatttcttctaattatatGTATATACTTAAAGACTTGTTTTGGTCTCTCTCCCAATTTGTTTAAAGgtctaaaacttttaaactattatGCAAATTTTTGATGAAAGACCACCTATATTTCTGATAGAATcacatatagaaaacaaatatggtCGGAagtttagtatttattttagttatgtagttgtaaatttcaaaaaaaaaaacaaaaatcacaataaaaccaaacactatcaattttattgagcattaaaattttattaatttcaatattcattaaaaagtaattttacaaTAACAAATACATCGCTacacaataaataattttatcaattccataaaaaaaatcaatttctcaaAATCtccaacttaacaataaaattgacaaaatataattgataccCATTAAAACAACTcatcatttcttcaattataatacacctaagttacaaaatcaaattcaattttattaaatgacaacaaaattcaatttccttcaaatctcaaacaaaccctaacatataGAACATGTATTAACACAACAGATTTCtctagaaaaaaactataagacATTTAAATATACATGCAAACTACAaatacaacaaaatattttaataaattaacttaaaacacaaatcggttaaaaaaaaataggtgtctttgtttactttttgatacttcacaaaaacaaattcaatgatGGATGTTGACACTACTAATATAAATGTAAATTGATGCATACGAGTTAGGGTGGTCGGATTTGTGAGAGAATAGGAGATTGCTGGTTGGTTTTtttacaagaagaagaagaagaagaaaatagtggAGGGAAATATTAGTTATAACTTATTTACATTTTCCGATGGAAATATTATGTTGTTAAGTCATGGaatgttaattttttgatgaatttttttgttaattttttattttttttacaaaatcagAAATTACCAACATAAcataatttgttgttattttcatCTGAAATTACTGATGAAAATACCCTATCGCTATTTTCATTAGAAATTAGCAACATAATATTATCTATTGATTATTATTTCTATGTTCTAAATTCCTAGTAGTGTTAGGTAATGAAAAACTTAGCGCATGTTCTTATACAAatgatgttatttatttatttttgagaagttacaaaaacattgatgttataaaattatatgaactatcttaatatttaaatatttaacataacattatttttatgtttaagtaaatattatacaaatcattttttgtccttaaatttttaaaacattaagagCATTACATGTTCCAACAGAGGATTTTGAATCTCTTCTAACTTTTACATATTCACTATTAATGgatcaatatattttgaaaaaaataattttgagctCGAATTCTTATTTGGAAGGTTTAAAGGCAAGGTGATAACCCAATGTTAGTGGATGAGGCTTACATCCATAGGCTCGAAAGAATATCAGGCCTAAATGACATAAGTCTAGCTCGCTTCTAGGCTCAACGTCCTTGGACATGGTTAAAAGCAGAGCCCAAGTGGGTATAGGTATGGCGAGATGCGAAACCCAATTGAACCTAAACAAACATGGTTTTAGCGAGCTGTCAGAcccaaagtttttgggttcagCTACGTGCTGAGCCTAAATAAACATGAGTTTAGTGAGCTGTTAGACCCAATATCCTTGGGTTTAGCTACACACTGAACACAAACGAATATGGGTTCGGAGAGTTGTCAGACCTAATGTCTATGAGTTTAGCCACGTGTTGAGCCTAAGCGAGTTACCAGACTCAACATCCTCGAGTTCAGCTACACACTAAGCTTAAATAGACATGGGTCTAAAGAACTATCAGATCTAATATCCTCGGGTTCAACTACGCTATGAGTCCAAACAGACATGAGTATGACGAGTTGTCAAACCCATCGCCCGTGGGCTTGGCATCATGCCTAACCCAAGTGGGTATGGGTCTCACGATCATTATAGGCTCCATGTTGGGCCATAAAGCTTCATTTGTTTATTCTTATGACTTTtagcataaaatattaatgtcaaTAATATTCATCTCTATACACCCctagatatataaaaatcttataaggGCCTACCATATTTCTATCATCATTAATATTGTATGAGAGATATTTATCATTCGTTGAtgttgtgtaagagatatttatctatCATTAAAGTTATCAGGAGGAAATGATTCTCTATTCCCTCCACTTCAGCAAAAACGACAAGATCTTGAGCTGTAAATACCCTCTGAATCACCCTGTAAAGGGTTCACAATTTATATTCTCTAAGTACTCGTACTTTTAAATATAAGAGCATTTATCATActaaaacaagaacaaatacTCTTATTCTTGGAATTTATagcttattttcttatttattgcaATTCATTACTTAAAAGTTATTGAGTTTATTATCTGATGGTCTCTAAATCTcatcaaaagaaattattttgtaGGAGTTAGGTCTTTTACCACCAATCATCTACTTTTTGAGCTCTGGAGAATGAAATATTGACATGAATATATGATTACTCACTAtgcaaacattaaaaaaccacATTCTTaagcatattaaattttagaacatcatcaactataatatcattatatcatttttatttttctaaattattatttttaaaaacattaagtttttttgtattttaataataataatacatacacttgattgaaaaaaaaatcaaggtacagacaatcaaatgaaaattatataagagttgaaacattttatttgaaaatttgtaAAAGTATGATAATCGAATTTTTCATTACCTCTTCTATGTTAGCTTGATATTTATGCCAACCATGAAGTATGCATAAATAATTGCTAATATGAACTTTTCTAATGGGGTTTTGCTTTTCTTGCATAAATTAAGgcggtgtttgtttttatagctgaaatgtttttttaatttttttagttttaaattattatttttatatttttaaattattttgatatgttaatattaaaataaaaatatatattattttaaataacaatatcCAGTAAAATACTAAACCAGCTGGAAGAGTAGATAGGAATATAAGTGATTACCTAGGTAGCCAGGAAACGATTCattcaatttgaatttattcTTTGCAAGATGGCTATCTTTGAAGAGGCTGCTTGTCTCTATCATTGAAAATAGTGTACAAAGTCAGCCAATGGTTAAACCTTTGAACATATTCCAAGAACTCCCCTGTCATAACCATGTACGTGAGATCTTATAGGCCAGAGTCGCATGGTGAAAGTTCCATGGAAGGTGAGATGAATCTGGCTATCAAGACAAATCACCTGACATTATGGTTTCATATAATTCTATCTGGATCGAGGAAAATGGTCTTCCATTCATGTTGATCATGCTAATATTAATTTGGAATCGAGGGTCGCTGTCTCAGCCAGCCAGCCCATTATTTCACAAACACAATCATTGACGCTAATTTTCTAATATGGAGGCTTTAAACAAATGTTTACAGTCTGACCTCTAGTTAGGTTAGATACTGAGGCCATGCCAGAAGCCAGTCATGTCTTTAGAAAGTGGGTTCATTGAGAGTTGAAAATATTTGCATTTGTACGGGAAtccaaataataatagtagaaTAATTTCCATGGTTTAGGTAGCGACGGAGAGAAGggtagtgtttttgtttttttagtatttttttttaaatatattaaaatatctaaaaaatatcaagtaaaaaacacgCAACTCTGGTTTCAAcagcaaaaataaatagcacCTTAATGATGCATTGTCTTTTACATGGTGTTTCTGGTTACGGTAGATGTtatattttaaggtgttttttatttgaaaatatattaaaataaaaaaaatattttttacattttattttttatatcaatacatcaaaataatataaaaaaattaaaaaaattaatttaaaataaaaaattaattttaaaaaaaatactgtgcGGCTGCTGCAAAGAAAACCACGCTCTTCATCTCACCAAAGAGCTCTCAATCTGTTGCTTCCCATCTCTGCTAGCATTGGTCTATACGAAAAGtgaaatgaaattcaatttcattgttTGGTTTCCGGTATCTTCGCAGGTGTTGCACTTATAATGACATCTTctgagttgtttttattttttttattattatttataattcctTGCTTTCATACGTAGTTCTAGACTCTTCTCTCAACTTTTCGCAAAGATTTATATCAGATTTTGCAAAATTATATAAGAAGTTACAAAATAATCGGTTGTTTATCATCATAATAATATGTTGTTTGTGATCAATTAGAAGTTAAAAAATTCCAGTATTTGATTAAAGgaaaaattatactattttgtctcaaaaggttttttagaaattatactTAAGATGATGTGAATTTTGTTATCACGTGGTTGCAAAACACATAATTAAGATTAAGatctaatcttaaaaaataaaaaaaatcttataggagtgtgatacaata includes:
- the LOC133680114 gene encoding scarecrow-like protein 14, translating into MNPVFKDPTADTVLKCISQILMEEESNEQTFTARDFSLRAAEKPFSDILDQKSSSSDSEVSDPNQIIKTVSTHCCNIYGCNSSETADNMVVSSFIHNRETPSVNYTVPSSLQVNSPPFFPESVFQTFPEQVDSSVNVALGASQLDVLFKGGTEETWEFHHQANEMILDFENNKVTPVMATKEKSYWDHSACELKERKNHYKVEKKSETRRNKHSSVYAEAAEQYGMFAEVFPSSGGDDEPVWLNLNETFQNGPGMIPYLKEQSRGSNYEMLFRKNHVSCRELVDTRTLLIHCAEAVASNDHGSAIELLTQIRQHSTPFGDGSQRLAHCFSNALEARMAGNGSEVYASLAANRVTSECILKARRRFISASPFMVMSNLFSTQTIMDLSENAARLHIINFGILYDFPWPSLIQHLSVRPGGPPVLRITGIEFPQTGYRSAETIEEIGLYLASYCDKLNVPFEYNAISQKWENVQLEDLKIDRDEVTVVSSLYRFRHLLDETVVLNCHRNAVLNLIKRINPAVFIHGIVNGAYNSPFFVSRFREALFYFSSLFDMLEAITAREDPERLVFEQEVFGKEILNVIACEGCDRIERPEKYKQWQARNVRAGFRQLPLKEGIMEKVREQVKSSYHKDFLMDQDGQWMLQGWKGRILFAISCWKSA